One genomic window of Phoenix dactylifera cultivar Barhee BC4 chromosome 6, palm_55x_up_171113_PBpolish2nd_filt_p, whole genome shotgun sequence includes the following:
- the LOC103701929 gene encoding uncharacterized protein LOC103701929, translated as MGCCPLGKMMSRTLRKCSGKGGRRLKGARVHSPPPGYYSRGRQAAKNVAFSDDPVVVFPAVQDQSPTSTKHRPIHHPAADVSPSAHAEIAQNKEPDPVRVRFSDGPEPHPNPDPHRRANQDRVRFTDGPEPYPDPDPHRRANLPCSSRPQPGPVYAGLSSYRYVPSPLARWEEGGERRRPEYFSGEYRYYPTPVREGIYSIATDANRLTTIFSEENPNACSIV; from the exons atgggTTGCTGTCCTCTTGGCAAGATGATGTCCAGGACACTTAGGAAGTGCAGTG GCAAGGGAGGGAGAAGGCTGAAAGGAGCGAGGGTGCACTCCCCACCACCAGGTTACTACTCCCGCGGGAGACAAGCGGCAAAGAACGTAGCTTTCAGCGACGACCCCGTTGTCGTATTCCCTGCCGTACAAGACCAAAGCCCGACCTCAACAAAGCACCGCCCGATCCACCACCCGGCGGCCGACGTCTCCCCTTCGGCCCACGCCGAGATCGCCCAAAACAAAGAACCGGACCCGGTCCGGGTCCGGTTCTCCGATGGACCGGAACCGCACCCCAACCCGGACCCGCACCGCCGAGCTAATCAGGACCGGGTCCGGTTCACCGATGGACCGGAACCGTACCCCGACCCGGACCCTCACCGCCGAGCTAATCTGCCCTGCTCGAGCCGACCACAACCGGGTCCAGTTTATGCAGGGTTGAGTAGTTACCGCTACGTGCCGTCGCCGCTGGCGAGATGGGAGGAAGGGGGGGAGCGGAGGAGGCCGGAGTACTTTAGCGGCGAGTATCGTTACTATCCTACCCCTGTTCGTGAGGGGATCTACAGCATTGCCACTGATGCCAATCGCTTAACAACCATCTTTAGCGAGGAGAATCCCAATGCGTGCAGTATTGTGTGA